Part of the uncultured Desulfobacter sp. genome, TGGTGTGTTCTCAAATCGGCATTGGCTATTCTGCCGAATCCAAAGAAAGCAATAAAGCATATGTTTCGTCCTGGCTCAAAGCCATAAAGCCGGAAGATCGGGCAAAAGAACTCGGGTTTGCAATGAAAGACGCTGAAAAAATCTCTGAATACCTTATGGGGCTTGATTTAGAGAAAGGTAAAACAGCAAAAATTGAAACGGATATCCCACAGGAATCAAGTCCTTTGGTAAAAAAGGAAGCGGAACGATTACAGGCTAAAGCGGATCAATACCGCGCTGATCAAAAAAATTTGTTTTCGTATACGGAAAAGATAACCGTAGCCATGAGCAACCCCGATTTGTTTGATGATTTAATGCCCGACCATTATAAAAGTGATCCGTTATCAGCATTTAACAAGGAACTGGATGATATCCAGCGTGAAATTGTAACCTATCTAAAAAATATCGTTCCTTCCCTTGAGAGGTCCGAATCTTCCCCTTCCCCCCAGGAGCCTGCCTCTTTTGGTGATCCTGAACGAAAACAGCATCTATCTAAAAATTCGCAAACAGAGCTTGATGGAGAAAGGGTGTATATCAATGTGCCGTATTCAGAGAAAGATGAAGCCAAGGCATTAGGTGCAAAATGGGATAAACAGGAAAAATCCTGGTTTGTTAAGCCAGGCGCCGACCAGGCTCCTTTTCAAAAGTGGCTTGTCCCCTCCCAAGAAACCCTGCTTGATATGAACAAAGTAACCGCTCAATTTCAGGATCAGGCTTCCAGGCTCGGCCTGAAAATTGACAGTCCTCAGGCAGACGGCAAGCTGCACCGTGTATCGGTTGAAGGAGATAAGGGCGGCAAAAAATCCGGAGCATATACGCTTTATCCCGACGGCAGGCCTGCGGGGTTCATCCAGAACCATAAAACAGGGGAAAAAGCCAATTTCAAATATGAAGGCGAACTGGGCGAAACGGTAATTTTATCAGTAAATAAAAAAGCCCGGGCAATTGAGCGGGACGAAGATCACGCTGCTGCAGCTAAAAAAGCGTTCGGCATTTACATTAATGCAGAAAAAACCACGTCCCACCCATACCTTACAGATAAAAAGATCAATGGCGACAAAGAATACCGGGTTGATAAAAACAACCGGCTGATTGTCCCTGCCAAGAATCTTAAAACCAACAAAATCGAATCTCTGCAATTCATCGGCGAGGATGGGCAAAAGCAGTTTCTTACCGGCGGGAAAAAATCGGGAAACGCTTATACCATAGGCGAACTCGACGAACAAAAACCCATACTGCTGGCCGAAGGCTTTGCAACCGGAAAAACCCTTAATGATGTGAGTCACCTTCCGGCGGTGGTTTGCTTTGATGCAAACAACCTTGAAAATGTGGCCAGACAGATCCGGGAATTGATGCCCTCGGCTGAGTTGTTCATTTGTGCTGATAATGATCACGCCAAGAAAAATAATGTGGGGGTGGAAAAAGCGCAAAAAGCAGCCAAAGCCGTTGGTGCGAAAGTCATTATCCCCAAATTTACGGATGAGTCAAAAAAACTTGGGTACACGGATTTCAATGACCTGGCCAAGTGCAAGATGGGCAAAAGCCGGGTTCAAAGTCAGTTAAAATCCCAGATCAAATATCTTTCCAAAGACAAAGGCGTAGGGCTTGAACGATGAAAAAACAAGAGTACGGCCTTAAACAGGCCAAGGCAAAAAAGAGCAGGTATCCGCTGCTCTTCCCGGTTTGTTTTTTGTTGTGGGGCTTTGCCTTTATGAGTTATGCCACGCAAACCGTAGCCATGGCATTGCGATACCATCCTGATCTGGGCAGGCCGGTGTTTGATACCTATTACCTGCCCTGGAAGGTGTTTGAATGGAATAAATACATAATAGATACGCCGGTGGGTAATCGGGTTGATTTGATTTTCGGTGCTTTTGTCCTCAGCACTGCCTTCGGCTTTTTCCTTATTTTGAGGAAAAAGCCGAAAGGCAATTTAAATCTGCACGGCACTGCAACCTGGGCAAAGAAAAAAGAGTTGCCAGCCATGGGACTTGACGCCAAAGAAGGTGTATATGTCGGCGGATTCCCGTTGGCCCGGGGCACTAAATACCTTATCCATAACGGTCCGGAACATATTTTAGCATTTGCGCCAACCCGATCTGGGAAAGGTGTGGGCCTGGTGATCCCGTCTTTGCTTGCCTGGACGGGATCAAGCGTAACCCTGGACATTAAGGGCGAAAATTACGCATTGACATCAGGATACAGGGCCAAAGAGTTACATCATAAAATCCTCAAGTTTGATCCTGCCGATGAAACCTTTTCTTTTGCTAAATGGAATCCCTTGGCAGAAGTGCGGATTAATACAAATCATGCCATTGCCGATGCCCAGAACATTGCCCAGATGATCTGTGATCCGGACGGCAAGGGCATGAAAGATTATTTCACCCAGGCCGGGTATGCCTTGCTGACCGGGTTGATTCTGCATGTCATTGTATCAAAGCAGGATGCCACCCTTGCCGATGTCGTGGCCGAAATTACAAAGAGCGACAATGAGGGGGATGTGAAAAACCTGCTTTATGCCATGATAGACAAGGAACACGCACAAATCCTAAAAAAACGGCATCCGGACATGGATACGGATCTGGCAGACAACATTCAATCAACCATTGACAGTTATGCCGGAGAAGCTGTGATCAAAGCCGACCGTGAGTTGTCCGGGGTGGTATCCACCGCTGTCACCAACCTTTCATTGTACCGTGATCCCATTGTCGCAAAAAACACTTCTGAGTCTGATTTTTTCATTTCAGATATCATGAATTCGCAAAACCCTGTTGATTTATATCTGGTGGTATCCCCTGCCGACCTGGACAGGTTAAGGCCGCTGCTGCGTGTATTTTTTAATCTGGCGTTAAGAAAATTCACCCAGAAAATGGAGTTTGAAAACGGACAGGCCGTAGTTGGCTATAAACACAGGCTCTTGCTTATGCTGGACGAGTTTACCAGCCTGGGCAAGTTGGAAATCATGCAAAAGGCCCTGGCGTTTATGGCCGGATACGGCGTAAAGGCTTATATCATCGTCCAGGATCTATCCCAATTGCAGGAGGCATATACCCGGGACGAATCAATTACATCAAACTGCCATGTCAGGATTGCATATGCACCCAACAAGATAGAAACCGCAAAACTGCTGTCGGATATGACCGGCAAAACCACTGTGGTGGACAAAAAGACCAGTGTCTCCGGCAAACGGTTAGGCGGCATGGGCAATGCCTCTGTGTCTGTCAGTGAAGTAGCAAGGCCGCTGCTCACACCGGATGAATGCATGAGGCTGAAAGGCCCGGTCAAAGATGAAAAAGGGGGCATCAAAACCCCGGGTGATATGCTGATATTTGTTGCCGGGTACAACACGGTATATGGTCAGCAGATACTGTATTTCTTAGATCCTGTCTTTCAAAAGCGGGTTAAAATCCCGCCGCCTGATCGCATAGAACTTTTCAAAGTCAAAGAGGTTTCGAAAAATGAAATATAAAATCATGCTGCTTTGCAGTCTCATGTTTGCGGTCTGTTTTTTTGTATCTCAATACTGTTATATCAATGTTTCAGCCAGTCTGCCCCGAGGTTTATATTTAAAAACCTCCCGGGTAATTGGCAACGGCTCGTATGTTGTCTTTCATCCCACTGCTGCCCAACAGCCTCTTGTATCAAAGTACGTTAAAAATACACCTTTAATGAAACGTGTGGCTGCCTTACCAGGGCAGGCATACCAATTGCCCCCGGCCTCCGATACAGACAGCAAAGGCAGGGCGATTACGCCTTTTTCCCCAAAAACAGGCATCGTGCCTTCTGCGCAATTCGTTATAGTCGGCGACACCAAATACTCGTTGGATAGCCGGTATCTTGGGTTTGTACCTCAATCTTCAATAGTTGATACGATCACCCCTCTTTTGGTTTTTTAGGAAAGGAATAGAAATGAGCGTTGTTTTGGACAGTTTGAAGCATAATTTAGGCCCCATTGTTACCCAGGCCCTGGATGATGATAACGTGATTGAAGTCATGCTCAACCCTGACGGCAAATTATGGCTCGATACGTTTGACAAAGGAATGGTGGAAGTGTCCGCCATTCCTGCATCATCCGCCTCCGGAATACTGAGCCAGGTTGCGTCCATGCTTGGCGCCGTCGTTACAAAGGATTCTCCCGTTGTTGAAGGCGAGCTGCCCCTGGACGGCAGCCGGTTTGAAGGATTGTTTCCTCCGGTTGTGGCCAATCCCACGTTCACGATACGCAAAAAGGCTATCAATATATTTACCCTGGATAATTATGTCCATTCCGGGATCATGTCTTCGGATCAGCAGCAAATTATCTGCGATGCCATTGCAGACAAAAAAAATATCCTGGTAGTGGGCGGAACGGGTTCCGGCAAAACCACCCTGACCAATGCGATTCTGGCAGAATTGGCTAATATTGCCGGCGATGAACGGCTTGTCATTATCGAAGACACCAGCGAACTGCAATGCTTGTCAAAAAATAAGGTGATGCTGCGTACAAACCGGAACACCAATATGCAGCATCTTCTTAAAGCCACCATGAGGCTTCGGCCGGACAGAATCGTTGTGGGTGAAGTAAGGGGCGGTGAAGCCCTTGACCTGTTAAAGGCGTGGAATACCGGTCACCCGGGTGGCGTGTGCACCGTCCATGCAAATTCATGTGCCGGGGGACTGGTCCGGCTGCAGCAGCTGATTGCCGAAGTTGTGCCGAATTCTATGGATGATCTAATCCAAGAGGCGGTTGATCTGGTGATTTTTATCAAACGGACCAAAGAAGGCCGTAAAATAGAGGACATCGCCGAAATAGTAAACGATTATGGATTTCAATCGGAAACACAAAAATTAAGGATTTTAAAATGAAAAAGTTTTCAGCAACCATTACGTTTTTTCTTTTTTGGATAGTTTTTTTAGGAGAAACGTCTCTGTCATGGGCAGATGATGAATTAACAAATGAACAGAAATTGGCTTGTGAATCCATCTTATGCTTGTCTTCGGGCGACAGGCCGGACGAATGCGACCCTGCTTTAAATTATTTTTTCAGCATCAAAAAAAAGAAATTATCCGACACCAGGGACGCCCGGAAATCTTTTTTGAGAAAATGTCCTGATTCAAATGCAGAAGGGATGCCCAGCTTGATCAACGTCCTCGTTGATTACAACTGTTCTGCCTGCACTGTTGAACAGTTAAATAAAAATCTTGTCAAAGTGGTCATTTCAACGGGACGCAATTTCAGTTCTATTTCCAGCCACTCTTCCGGGTTTACCGTAATGGCAGTTGACCCTGAATTACCGGCATATTGTCTGAAGTATTATGCCGCCATGAACAGTAATCAATACACAGCCTACTCACAATATTCACAATCACAACCAGTCTATATCGGTTCCAATATAGGCCGAAAGGTCAAAGATGACGACGGCGATGAATATTATGTGATTTATGCCAAGTCAAGAAACGAACAAGCCCAGATAGCGGAGGCAATATCACAAAACCGCTGGGAATGGGCCAATTAACCAGGTAACACCATCAGGGATAATGGTGCCCGCAAAACCGTTATTCCTGATGGTATAACAAAACGCAGGGGAGCAATGAAAAAAGATAAACGGGAAATAACCCTCAAATCTTATGTGACGGAAAAAGAATACTGCCAAATCAAGCTTCTTGCCAAACAGACTGGGTTTTCTGTCTCTGAATATATCCGCCGGATTTTAACCGGCCAAAAGATAGAATCAAGGCTTGACCAGGAAGCTTTTTTATCTGCGCTTAAAGTGAACGCTGACCTTGGCAGGCTTGGAGGGCTGTTTAAATACTATCTTGCCCAGGGGTTTAAAAATGTGCCGCCTTCAGAAATACGAAAGGTGCTGCATGACATTGAAGACAGGCAGCGACAGCTCAGGCCCGTCATTTCGAAAATTCGGGATATGGTGTGAGGTTGCAGCCCTGTTTTCTTCCATATATCCAGGCAACACCTACATTTTTGATGGCTTTTGACCCGATCACTATCATCACAGTTTAATGCCATGATATCAAAACGTATCCAGTGTGAACCCCAGAACGACAACATAAAACGTTTAGGGGCATATATAGGCGCCGGCCATGAAAGGGAAAAGCTCTTTGCTAAATGGACAGCCGGCTGTTATGCCGGGCAGGATTATGATCTGGCCATTGATGAAATTAAAGCCACCCAGGCAATGAATACCAGGACCAAAAAAGAGAAAACCTATCATATGGTAGTCAGTTTTCATCCCGAAGATTTCGAAAAACTTTCCCTGGAAGATTTTAAAAACATTGAAAAAGAATTTGCGGCCGCTTTAGGCTTTGAAGACCATCAACGGCTCTGCGGAATACACATCAACACAGACCATCCCCACATGCACGTTGCTTACAATATGATCCACAAGGAAAAATACACCCGGCATGATCCTTTCTATGATTATTATAAACGGGATAAAACGTGCCGGCTCCTGGAGGAAAAATATAAGCTTAAAATCGATGTTGGTGTTGAGCAGCAATTTAGCGAGTACGTGAAGCAACGACAATCGGATGTTAAACACGCCTTTGACAATGCCCGGGATTGGCAGTCCTTGCACGAAGAACTTGCCCTTTACGGCTTAACTGTGCAAATGCGCGGGAACGGCTGTATCCTGGCTGCAATCGGCCACAAACAAAAAGACGGTCATCATATAAAATTAAGCGATTTTGATAAAAATTTGTCCAAGAAAAAACTTCAGGACCGGTTTGGTTCTTATAAAAAATCAGCCGGGGATTATGAAGTCAAAGAATTTTTTCAACGGGAGCCCAAACGGGAAAACGCCAAAGCCAAAGATTTTGAAACTAAAACCGGGCTAAAATCCTTTGAGACCTTTGTGTTGGAATCAAAAGAGTTTATCGCCCAGGCGGCAATCAAATCTAACACCTGGCAAGACTTTCATAGGGAACTGGCCAGGATCGGTCTTGAAGTCAAACCCCGTGGAGCAGGTTATGTTTTAACGGATATAGGCGGCAAGACTAAAAAAAATTCAAGCCTCCCTTTTTCTAAAACCGGAATGCGAATTGCCAAAAACGGCATTATCATTGAATGTCACAAAAAAGGAGATATGAACAATGGAAGAAACACAGGACAGCCCGGTAATAGGAACACCGGAAGACAACGAAACTCAAGCACCTATAATCAGCCCGGTTTTAGCCAACCTGAGCCGCTCTCCAAAAACAATTTGCGCAAATTGTCCAAATGCCGTTTGGCATATCACGGAACAGGACAAGTTGAGGATATTTTGTCGTTTGATGCACGCGCTTATAGACGAAAGCCTGAAAGCTTGCAATGGGGCAATGATGGAAGACTGAAAATTTTAGGGGCATTTGAACCGTCCCAAGGCGGTTATACAATTGAAAAGCCGTATAAATTTGAACCAGTGAAAAAGCTCAAATCGGCCAAAGAAAGAGAAGCTTGGAAGATCTATATTCAGGAACAAAAAAAGCGTAATTATAACTGGATAAAATTTAATAAAAATTTTCAGCGCTTTTATGGTGAAGATTATGGAATGTAAATTTACCGTTTTTATTGGTTTGAAATCATTTGACATTGAAGGTGTGAGTTCTATAAATAAATGCGACTGCAAACGTCTTGAGGTCGTAAATTATTTCATATAGTTACGTATTTTTATATACACATTACCCAAATCAAAAACCCGGAAAAATACGTAATCTCGAAGCGTTGAATGTTAATAATAGTCCGTAGTTTTAGATCCATCATTGAAGGGATACCGATTTTGACATAGTCTGCAGTTAAAAATTTGAGCTAACAATCATTCTTGTCATATGCACAACTGTTTTGATTTCTGGTAGGAATGTTTCTAATCTGCCTGCACGGCAGTAAATGATGCTACTTGATTTTTCCTTGTCCCATGACTTTTCTAAGCTGCATGTGCGGCAATGAACTATCAGATAAAGTCTAATTCGAAGGAATAAACCACCGGCATGCCGGTGGTATGAACAATGGCTACGCCAGTGATTAGTGCCGAGAACAAAGAAATCTCCTACAATGAGAGCGCCAACTACTCAGAGAAGGAGATTTCAAAATGGAACGTTTTAACAGGTTAGCACATTCAATTTGGGATTGTAAGTATCATGTCGTTTGGATACCCAAGTATCGTCGTAAAGAGTTGTACGGGAAAAAGAGACAAATAGTTGTAGATACGATTAAGCAGTGGGCTCGGATTAAAGGTATAGAAATCATTGAGGGGCGTGCGATGCCTGACCATATTCACCTTTGCCTTTCGATTCCGCCAAAATATGCGGTGGCCCATGTCATTGGTCTTTTGAAAGGGAAGAGTGCATCGGAAGTGATGAGCTTTGGAAACAAGAGTAGTCGAATGGTGCGAGGCCGGACATTTTGGGCTCGTGGCTATTGTGTTAGCACTGTTGGTCTTGATGAAGAAAAGATACGAGAATATATAAGAAAACCAAGAACGTAAAGACATTCTCGAAGAAGAAACAGGTATTTAAGTTTTACTAAAAAAGGTAGTTGGTCGGAGACCCCCCTTTAGGGGGGCCTCATGAAACCACCAGTTTACTGGTGGTATTCATTGTTGTTCAACTAAATGGCTTGTTGCAAATTTCGGGGGATGGGCAAAAAACCCCGGTTAATAAATGGATAAAAATCGGGAAGTATGAACTTCAACAAAATCTAATAAATTCAAAAGTTTTCCCAAAATTATGTGGGGCTTTTCCCCTAAATGTTTAATTGCACCCATTAACCCGATATTCGGGATTATCTGCGTTGTCCCCCGCCACCCCCCTTACCTCTGCCTTGACCGCTTCCGCCGCCCATACCCTTACCACCACCACCGCCCATACCACGGCCGCCGCCAGCAATCCCCCGCCCTTTCATTCCACCCTGACCCTGGGGTGCATCAGTTGATTGGGAGGTCTTAGCCTGGGCATAAGAACCTTGTTTGAATTTGGCCAAGGCCTCTTGTACCGTATCCTGGGGTGATAAACCCTCCACAAGAGAGATCCCGGTTGTTTGAAATACCTGGGCAGCATTGGGGCCGACAGCGCCGGTGAGAATCGCATCAATATTTTTATCTGACAAAAGGTTGGTCGCAGAGATTCCTGCCCCCTGCCCCTGGGTGGCAGCATGATTTTCAACGGCCTCAATGATATTGCCAGTGTCTGTATCGATAATTAAAAACCAAGGTGCCCTGCCAAATCGGGGGTCAACGTTGGCATTAATCTCTTTCCCTGTTGATGTTATGCAAAGTTTCATCTTTTTCTCCTCGAATACCCATGAAGATAATGGGCTATCTGTCTTATGTACCGAATAAAATTCGGCGTTGTTTATGTTCAACTGAAGCTTCCTATCACTACAGCGACACTTCCGAAATCGCCCCTGTCGATGGAGCATTTTATAGCTCTAAATCAGCTAAAATATGGTGATTCTCCCCCCTTTTTTGTGTGAAAAAAACAAGTGTCGCTGTAGTGCTATAACAGCCATGGACTGACATTTTGAAAAAGAGCTTATCCTTCTAAATGTTCTGTGGTATTTGCGTTATGCCCTTAGCTACCGGGATCTGGAAGAAATGATGTTGGAACGGGAGTAAAGGTTGACCACACGACCATCTATCGGTGGGTTCAAAGCTATTCCCCGGAAATTGAGAAAAGATGCAAACCCCACCTCCAACCCACCAACGATTCTTATCGTACACGCGATGTCAGAGGGCACGACCACTACCCGATCCCATACCTCCGCCACTGCGACCCATCCCCCCCCCTCTACCAGGTGGCTCGTCGGGCAGTGTTAAACCGCGTTCCTTGGCTCGCTCTTGCATCTGCTCGTGATGCTCATTCCGGATTTGCTCTCGTTCCTGGACTGTTTTTACGGAACGCATTTTTGCCTGATACTCAGCTCGCTCTTGTTGCGTCATGAGTTGGCTGCCGTAGATTTGTTTGTCCTGGTCGGCCGCGAACGCGAATCCACTAAACAAAACCAAGGTAGCAACCAAGGTAGACATCATCAGTGTTCGTTTCATCATCTTAAACTCCTTGTGACTTTGGGTTGGTGTAATTGTAATTAACGGCTGCATCCAATGAAACCCGTTCAATGGATGCGTCTAACAATTTAATCAACGGGTCCGCATAGTGTCCCTATATATGAAAAAGGAGTTGCTGCAGACATCGCAATATTTTTTTCATCTTGATCAACATAATATATTCAAGTTTCATACCAGGTGGGAGAATCTTTTTTTTTTCATACAACAGGCTGTTTTATATGTAAAAATCTTTATATGACGGATCTGCGTGAGAGTTAAATATGGAATCAAGGAATGATCATATATGATCAATGGTCATACAAGACCACTTTTCAACCGTATTTGTTTTTCAGAGTATTTTATCGTTGAATTCAGAGGATAACTAAAACGCAATTTATGATCGAGCGATTATCCCGATGTGTCAGGATAGTTGTCGTGTCGAACGAAAAGCCAATAAGACAATTTGAACAGGGCGTGGAATGGATATGAAAACGTGGAGTATACACAAGAATTCAAAACGGCAATGATTCAGAAAATTCTTTTAAACCCAGGCACGCCGATGGTAAACTTTTCAAAAGAGGCTAACGTTCCAAATTCAACGGTAGCAACCTGGCTAAGAAATTACAAAAAAAGGAATGGGAGTACAGTGGGCTCGAAGAAGAAAACCTGGTCAGCCGAGAGGAAATTTCAGGCAGTATTGGAAACTGCGTCGTTAAGTGAAGCAGAAAAAAATGAATATTGCCGGAAACATGGAATATACCCGGAACAGTTAGAAGAGTGGAAGAAAGACTGTATATCCGGATGTAGAAAGAGCCCCGATCAAAATTTTGTCAAGAAAACCAAGCAAAAAGAGCAAGAATTGCAACGCAAGACTAAAGCCCTTGAAAAAGAATTAACCCGTAAGGAGAAAGCGTTAGCAGAAGCTGCCGCCCTGCTTGTGTTAAAAAAAAAAGTCCAGGACATCTGGGGGGACAAAGGGGAAGAATGATTCCTACTGAAGACAAAATGCAGATATTGTCTTTGGTGGAAGAAGCTTGTAAATCCGGTGCTCGCCAATGTAAGGCTTGTGAAATAATAGGAATTTCAGAAAGGACCTTACAGCGGTGGCAGAAAAAAACGACTGCTGAAATAGAAGATAAGCGCCCCCATGCAGAAAGAAATCCTGCAAACAAATTGTCTGAAGAAGAAAAACATATGATTATAGATATTTGTAATAGTCAGGAGTATGGAAGCTTACCGCCAAGCCAGATTGTTCCCATGCTTTGTGATCAGGGGATCTATGTCGCATCCGAAGCAAGCTTCTATAGGACACTGAGAGAGAACGGTCTTCAGAACCATAGAGGTAAAACCCGGTATAAAACAAATAAAAAACCGACGGGTTTTACAGCAACAGGGCCTAATCAGGTCTGGACATGGGATATAACCTACCTTCCAGCGGCGCTAAAGGGTTCGTTTTATTACCTTTATATGATAACGGATATTTACAGTCGTAAGATAGTAGCTTGGGAAGTCCATGACAGGCAAAGTGATGAGCTGGCCTCCGAGCTTGTAAAAAGGGGGTATCTGTCAGAGGGTGTAAATGGCAATGAAATAGTGCTTCATTCAGATAATGGCTCCCCGATGAAAGGTGCGACCATGCTGTGCACTCTTCAGCAACTTGGAGTTGTCCCCTCATTCAGTCGGCCGTCGGTAAGTAACGATAATCCTTATTCAGAAGCATTGTTCAAAACCCTGAAATATGCCCCTTCATACCCTTCCGGCCCTTTTGAGAGCTTGGAGGCCTGTAGAGAATGGGTACTGAATTTTGTTCGCTGGTACAATAATGTCCACCGTCACAGTGGTATAAAATTTGTTACCCCAAATGAAAGGCATACAGGGGCAGATAGGACGATTTTAGAGGCCCGTCAAAAGGTATATCTGGAAGCAAAGGCAAAAAAACCAGAACGTTGGAGCCGTGGAATCAGAGATTGGACTGTGGTAACAGAAGTCTCTCTTAATCCTGAAAAAAACGATAACCGTCCAGCAGCTTAATATAAAGGTTACCCCCAGACATAATTATGTTTTTCCCTTATCCCCAAAAAAAATCCTGCGGGAATGGAAGGATAAGTCAAGAAAAAAATGGGAGGGACCCTCTGGGAGGAACCGATTTTTTTCTTGACTTATCCTGGAATGGAGCTACAAATTTTTTGGGGTAAGGGTAAAAACAACAGTGAAAATTTATACCTAAAAATTTCACAAAAAATGCGCTTGAGGCGACAACTTTCTTGACAAACACCGTTATTTATGGTATAAATTTTCAGGTGGCTAAAATTTTAAGAGCGAGCTTTTGCATTTGTAAGGCTCTCTTTTTTGAAATTTGGACAAGCCCACATATTGTGGTTGAATCGTCCTTGAAAAGATCCGGAGAGACAGGGATATTTTGCAACACCATTTGCTTGAAAAATCGACATTGGCGCAAAGGCAGTCCTTTCTTGGAACCCTATCTCTTCACTTTATTTCGATCCAATTTTCGAGCCGCAAACCATCGACTCTCACAAATTCACGTATGTTGTTAGAAACCAGGATTAAAGATTCACTTCGGGCATGGCCTGCAATATGCAAATCATTGACCCCGATAGGTGTACCTTTCTTTTCTAAATCCGCTCTGATATTTCCATAGTGGGCGGCGGCATTATCATCATAGGGAAGGACTTCCAGACGTGATACAAAATCTTCTACTTTTCGCAAATTGTTAGACTTAATCGATAAACTTTTTCGAGGGAATAAGTGTGCCGGGCAATCTGCCCCAAAGATGAGGGAAGGCCCCTCGGAGCCGCCTTTCAGGAGGAGGCTTCAAACCACCCTGAGTTGCTGTGGTTAAGAGCTATGGTAATGAGCGTCAGGGGAAAAGGCATGAGAGACATGTCAGGTATGGATCAAGGAGACGAACGTAAGTGAACCATTGATGAGGTGTCGAAAAACCGAATATTGTCGTCAAAACCGGGGTGCTTGAACTATCCCGGGATGAGATCGGAGGGTGCCTGATGATTGTCCGATCGGCGACCGGCATAGAGATGGCGTGAACTTGACCCAGGCTTTGGGATGGAACCCGGGAACCTGTCACATTGATGTTAAGGAAGCGATTCAAGCAGCGGACCTGTGAGAATCTGAGTACCGATGCAATGTACAGGGGCGGAGTCACCCGTAGTAGTGATGAAGGTGCTGTAACGGCACTGGAGCGAAGGGGTGGCATTGTTCAGCTTTACCTTTTGGTCAACTGGAATTATAGGAGGAACTGATTG contains:
- a CDS encoding PIN domain-containing protein translates to MRKVEDFVSRLEVLPYDDNAAAHYGNIRADLEKKGTPIGVNDLHIAGHARSESLILVSNNIREFVRVDGLRLENWIEIK
- a CDS encoding IS3 family transposase (programmed frameshift), which produces MIQKILLNPGTPMVNFSKEANVPNSTVATWLRNYKKRNGSTVGSKKKTWSAERKFQAVLETASLSEAEKNEYCRKHGIYPEQLEEWKKDCISGCRKSPDQNFVKKTKQKEQELQRKTKALEKELTRKEKALAEAAALLVLKKKVQGHLGGQRGRMIPTEDKMQILSLVEEACKSGARQCKACEIIGISERTLQRWQKKTTAEIEDKRPHAERNPANKLSEEEKHMIIDICNSQEYGSLPPSQIVPMLCDQGIYVASEASFYRTLRENGLQNHRGKTRYKTNKKPTGFTATGPNQVWTWDITYLPAALKGSFYYLYMITDIYSRKIVAWEVHDRQSDELASELVKRGYLSEGVNGNEIVLHSDNGSPMKGATMLCTLQQLGVVPSFSRPSVSNDNPYSEALFKTLKYAPSYPSGPFESLEACREWVLNFVRWYNNVHRHSGIKFVTPNERHTGADRTILEARQKVYLEAKAKKPERWSRGIRDWTVVTEVSLNPEKNDNRPAA
- the tnpA gene encoding IS200/IS605 family transposase; protein product: MERFNRLAHSIWDCKYHVVWIPKYRRKELYGKKRQIVVDTIKQWARIKGIEIIEGRAMPDHIHLCLSIPPKYAVAHVIGLLKGKSASEVMSFGNKSSRMVRGRTFWARGYCVSTVGLDEEKIREYIRKPRT
- the traI gene encoding TraI/MobA(P) family conjugative relaxase: MTRSLSSQFNAMISKRIQCEPQNDNIKRLGAYIGAGHEREKLFAKWTAGCYAGQDYDLAIDEIKATQAMNTRTKKEKTYHMVVSFHPEDFEKLSLEDFKNIEKEFAAALGFEDHQRLCGIHINTDHPHMHVAYNMIHKEKYTRHDPFYDYYKRDKTCRLLEEKYKLKIDVGVEQQFSEYVKQRQSDVKHAFDNARDWQSLHEELALYGLTVQMRGNGCILAAIGHKQKDGHHIKLSDFDKNLSKKKLQDRFGSYKKSAGDYEVKEFFQREPKRENAKAKDFETKTGLKSFETFVLESKEFIAQAAIKSNTWQDFHRELARIGLEVKPRGAGYVLTDIGGKTKKNSSLPFSKTGMRIAKNGIIIECHKKGDMNNGRNTGQPGNRNTGRQRNSSTYNQPGFSQPEPLSKNNLRKLSKCRLAYHGTGQVEDILSFDARAYRRKPESLQWGNDGRLKILGAFEPSQGGYTIEKPYKFEPVKKLKSAKEREAWKIYIQEQKKRNYNWIKFNKNFQRFYGEDYGM
- a CDS encoding NifB/NifX family molybdenum-iron cluster-binding protein; protein product: MKLCITSTGKEINANVDPRFGRAPWFLIIDTDTGNIIEAVENHAATQGQGAGISATNLLSDKNIDAILTGAVGPNAAQVFQTTGISLVEGLSPQDTVQEALAKFKQGSYAQAKTSQSTDAPQGQGGMKGRGIAGGGRGMGGGGGKGMGGGSGQGRGKGGGGGQRR